In Chitinophaga oryzae, the sequence GGACTTCATTCCCTTCCGCTTCCCCGGGCAGTATGAAGATGTGGAAACAGGGCTGTATTATAACCGGTTCCGCTATTACGCAGCGCAGGAGGGCGTTTATATCAGTCCGGACCCGATCGGCTTCGCCGGTGGCTGGAACAGCTACGCCTATGTAAAAGATACCAATTGTTATATCGATGTATGGGGCTGGGAAGATATCTGGTTCAGGGCCCTGCATCCCAATGATATGACTACCCTCGACGCCGGCAACGGTATCATCCCCAAAGATCCCGGCGCTTCGGAAACGCCGATGAGCCACGTGCTCAACGGCTCCACCGATGGCTATGGCGACCAGTACATTTCGCTGACAAAGGAAAGGGCCTTTGCTGAAAGGTGGGCCAGGAAAGGCGGCACGGAAGTAGCGGAAATAGACCTTGATAAGCTAAATAACACTAAATTGGACCTGAGTACAACGGAAGGCCGCCTCGAACATCTCGGCGATGTGTCACGGGCTGCTCCGGGATCAGATCTTCATAAAGCCAATAAATACGCCAAAGGCGCCAAAGAACTATTGGTCGATGGAACGATCCCCAACGATGCGGTCGTACGCCGTTATACTCCACCATGCGTATAAATATGAAAGAATCACTGAAAAAATACCTGGAATACCTGGATTCCGATGAAGAATTTTCCTTTAAAGTAAGGATGGATGCAGAATGGGATGATGACGCCTATCAGGAGTTTATCCGGCTGACGATGGCGGTCATCAATGACTACAAAGATGACTATCTGGTGCCCGTTCCTGTAGCGCTTTTTTTTGCCACCGGTCTCAAACAACTGACGGGTATGGTGACCAACCCGTTGTTCTTTAAAACGGCCTCCCCGGAGTATGAGGCGCTCGTACGGAGGCGCGTGGCGGAACTGGAGGATTTACAACAGCAATTTCTCTCCGGAGAGCTGTTTGCACGGTCATAACAGGATAGCCCCGGACAGCCCGTCCGGGGCTTCAGCCTTGTCAAACGCCGCTGTGGTCGCCCCTGATCACAGCCCGGGGCTTCGGCTGAGGCTTTGCGGATAATTATCCCCTCCTGCGCAGATCGCACAACATATCGGAGTGGATATTCAGCCCGATATTAGTCATGTTATACAGATGCTCACTGGCGATCAGCCAGACCACCTCACAGATCTGTGTTTCGTTATAAAACATGGCCATACGGGAAAAAGTGTCCGGGTGTACCTTTTTATGCAGGGTAAGCTCTGTGGTATAGTCCAGCAGGGCTTTTTCCGCCGGCGTGAACAGCGCGCTGGTGCTGTAGTCCGGCAGAGCGTCGAACTTGGCGCTGTCCATAGAGCTACGGATCACCTCATACCGGGCAATGTCCATGCAGAACAGGCATATATTCAGGCGGGCCACCTGCTGGCGCACCAGCATAGCGGTTTCGTTGCTCAGCGTCAGCTTCTTATCCAGTTTATTCACTTTGCCGTAAAACATCCCGAAGGCTGCCGGTAGCCTTACGCTGTGTACTTTCAGGGGCGCCAGTACTTTACCGAACTGTTTACGGGTGAAATAATAAGCCAGTTTCATGATCAGGCTTTTAGGATGCTCCACAGGGGCGAGAAAAGTTTCCATATACATGCGTTTTATCAGGTGATAGTATGTTTTTTGAATGTTATACCTGTATGTCAACTGAACCTGCCGGAATAGGACACGCCGTGCAAATTTTTTTTGTATCTTTCATCCGGAATTGACTGTCCGTATTTATAACATATTTGGTAACCCCCATTAGTGTGCATGCCTGATGGAATACAATCGTACCCAGCATGAATAATAACAAAACCGTAGCACCGTTTCAAATTGAAACGACACGCACCACAGCGGCCGTCGTAACCCGTTTAACAGCCATAAAAGGCGTATCCCACAAAGACAATCTCAACTGTGGTGACCAGACGCTCATGGCCAACTATGTGTATAACGACCGCTCCTACGATACGGTGTATACCCTGATGGACGCCGTAGGCGTAGTCATCGAAAGCTATGAGGAAGAAGACGGCATACTGCCGACATTGTTTAACAGCCCCACCGAAGAGCCTTTCGTCTCGGTAGTGCCCTACCATCCGGATAAAGAACTGGAAATCAGCATACCGGTTTTTAACCGGGAACAAACAGAAAGACCCAAAGGCAACCGCCCTTTTACCGGAGACTTCATCGGTGTGGTGAAGGACACGTCCCTCTTTTACGACGGGGACAAAAAGCCGGACAGGATGCTCGCCATCGTCTTTAAAGATGGTATCATCAAAAAGAAAAATAATATCAAGGTGCCGCCGCCGGCCCAAAATAAAGTGTATGTTACCGGAGAGGAGATCCACCTCCTGGCAAAAGACGGGGAGCAGTGGCTACACCGGCTGCTCAATGAAAAAGGAGAGGAATTAAGACGGCGTCATTTTTCCCTGGCAGATAAATACCCACGGGAAATTATCCATCTTTCCTTCGATGACGGCTCCTGCCTTTTGACCGAAGAAGAGGGTCAACTGGAGCTGGCTATTGTGGACGCTGCAGGGAATGTCACTCAAAAGCCCTTGTTGGATCTGGGCGATCCGCTTTTTAACACCTGGCCGCCGGTCTCCATCGGGCCGGGCGCATCTGCCCTGCGTTTTAATACCGAATTCGGCAACGGCTGGATGGTGATCCACAACCATCAGCTGGCAGAGCTGTTTTACAGTAAAGGCGTTAAGGGCTATAAAAACCTGGTGAAGGACGAGCTGATCAGCATCCCGGAAGGAAAACTGATTATCTCCGGCCTGAATAAAACCCGGGAAAACGCGCTGGCTGTTATCATCTATCCCAAATCAAACAAACCCAAAGAAGAAAAAACACTTATCATTATCAACAGAACAATCACAACAGATGGAAATGGATGAACAACGACAGGCATTTGAAGATTATTCGTTCGCTGTAACCGGAAAACTCTTTGATCAACACGGCGGTAAAATGGAACAACTGTCTGAAAAAGAGCAGGAAGTAGTGCGGATATGGAGGCTGGAGGCAGACATGTATAATGGCGGCTTTTTGCAATACTTCTGTAACTGGGGCCCTGAAAATTTTGAGAAAACACAACAGATACTCACCCGGTTAGGTGCCGGTAAAAGCCTGGCTATCATCACCGAATGTGAGAAAATGATCGCCGTGCTAAAAGACGACGACAGGATTCAGGAGCTGTGGGATATCCCCAAATACCTCGACGAATATCTCGATGAGGAACAACAGCAACGGCTCAACGAACTGGATGAAGAATACTGGGAAAACCCGGATGACTTGCAATTACTAGCTTATAACTATTATCTGAAACATGATGCGTAACAAATCAGTACTGTTAAGTTTGGTTTTCGCCCTGTGGGCGGCTGGCGCTATGGCGCAAACAAAAGCAACCGACTATCTGAATGTGCCGGGACCGCTGCATTTGAATGACGCCAGTTTTCAGCTGGCCTGGTCTGCACATCCCAACAATAACTACTACAAACAGGAATACCTGGTGGCGGGAGAGAGCCTGGAGAAATTCCACTCACTGGTGACGATCGACTTTTTACAGGGAAGCTTTGAGGTGGCGGCGCTGGTAAACCAGAAAGTGGAAGAACTGAAGAAAATGCAGGCCGCCAATCCCCTGGTGAACTACAACGTCTATGAGAAAGATCAGCAGTACATACTGGACTTTCTGATCAGCCAGAATACCGCCGACGGCAAAGCCATCGCAGTGGTGGAAAGGAATGTGTACCGCTACCAGCAAAACACCCATCCGCAACAGCCCGGCATTTTACTGCTGGCTGCCAGCGAGAGGGCCTATGGCGATGGTATTGAAGCCTTTCTGAAAAAACTGAAGACCGATAAAATGAAATTGGTCAATGCCGTAGCTGCCTATAAAGTGCCGGTGATCAGTGTCAAATAATGATGCGTTACCTGTCTTCTTAAAGGCATGTTAAAATTTGCCTTTACCTCCCGTACTGTGGCCTGGCGGTATAATAACCGGTTAGGTTATACGTTTTTCACCTAAATTTGAGACTGACAAACTTATAGCCAACAAATAATCCGGATGTTCATAAAACTTCCGGGCCTATAGAGTATGAAGAAGAATATAATTACGGCTGCAGCTTTGCTGCTGGCTTCCTGCGCTTTCGGTCAAACTAAACCGCTCATTGGTATTATCTTCAAGGGAACTGACAGTACCGGCCATCAGGCTGCCATACGGAATACGGTGGAAGATGCCTTCCTGCGTGCCAAACGTTTTGATTTCGTGGAGCGGGATGAACTCAATGAGGTAAAAGCCCAGCCCACGGAAAGCGCGCAGCTCTCGGCCATGAAAGAGCTGAAGGCCCAGTATCTGCTGGTGGGTAACGTGGTGAGCGTCATGGAAGACCAGAAACAATCCAAACTGCCGGTATTTGGTAATGCTGTCACCCAGCAAACAGAAATAATCTTCAACGTGAAAGTACTGGATGTGA encodes:
- a CDS encoding DMP19 family protein, which codes for MDEQRQAFEDYSFAVTGKLFDQHGGKMEQLSEKEQEVVRIWRLEADMYNGGFLQYFCNWGPENFEKTQQILTRLGAGKSLAIITECEKMIAVLKDDDRIQELWDIPKYLDEYLDEEQQQRLNELDEEYWENPDDLQLLAYNYYLKHDA
- a CDS encoding carboxymuconolactone decarboxylase family protein; its protein translation is METFLAPVEHPKSLIMKLAYYFTRKQFGKVLAPLKVHSVRLPAAFGMFYGKVNKLDKKLTLSNETAMLVRQQVARLNICLFCMDIARYEVIRSSMDSAKFDALPDYSTSALFTPAEKALLDYTTELTLHKKVHPDTFSRMAMFYNETQICEVVWLIASEHLYNMTNIGLNIHSDMLCDLRRRG